Within the Strix uralensis isolate ZFMK-TIS-50842 chromosome 30, bStrUra1, whole genome shotgun sequence genome, the region ctctatttttaaaaaattaaagaggccTCAGAAGTGACATTCACACATAAATTCATCGACAAtagcatatttgaaaaaaattgtagcATAAAATTGTAgttaaaaggaagactttttgCAAATCGGAGGAGACATCAGTCTCTCCTTTTTACATAAAACCAACTACCCAAAGAAGTATTCCAGGTCACTGGTGTAGTAACTACTCCATTTCTCAACATCAATTTAAACCCGAGCTGGAGATGCAAGTAATTCAGAAATGACTGAATGACTGAAATACGCCTCAGTCATTTTAGGAGTAAAAACCATAACCTTCCTTTGTGCTGCACAATGCACAGGAACATCAGCCTGGGtgatccagcagcagcagcatagctATGGTggtcttggaaaaacaaaacaacacaaaaataccaaaaaaccaaccaaatctGGACAGAATTTTTTCACAAGCCTTCTCAGAGGCGTGTGTATGTGGGGAAATAACCTTGAGACCAACTTCTCTAACGAACAGCCCAAACAGTGCCGCTGAGACAATGCCTTTGAGGGGTAAAACCTGCACCAAACACAATCCCAGGAGGTTTACTCACCTCTACTGTCCCACTGTGCTGCACTCAGGGACAGCAAAGTTATATATGCTTGCTTGGGGCTGTGATAAAAACCGTTATGTGTAAGTCatctgataaatatttaagacttcTAAATTCATACGATTAAGGAACATCTTACACTACATTCTGAGCCTTTCTAAAAatcactaaaaaaccccaaacacaccaaTCACCAGTTGTCATCTGTATTTGCTAAACAAAGCCagcaatttctgtatttccttaaaCATCTGACATTTTGTACCAGGCTGCTGCTTGTTCCAACAGCAATATAGTTAATTTTGATAAAGCAAACCGAGGCAGTGTTGAAGTGAAGAAAAACCCtacaataaaacagtaaaataaaagcattttgcttgaACTTCAAGTTTACCGTCCAAAATCTAAGACAGCAGTCTACGGATAAATTTCTTCCAAGATGCTGCGTACAGACTCTTGAACTAGTTTATAGAAGTTTTATCCTTGACTTGTAAATTGCTACTGTATGCAGTATTTAAGAAGCTTAAAGGAGCGAATTCATAGCAGTAAGATAGAATGCCTGCTCCACCTGCTTCAGTACTGTTCACTATACACATTCCATGCGGTGAACTGGAATTAAACTGGAACTTAGATGCTACAGTTagttatcaaaatgtttttccttgattCGGAGATTTATCCgcctattttcttttaaatactttctgttaaatgcttttaaatactcTCTTCTACCTAAAAATTCATTTCTTAACTTGTGTCTTAGTGAGATGCCGCATGGAATAGCGTGTGTGAGTGGACAAAGAATACCCTGTTGTGGAATACAAGTTTAAAACAGGGCAGATCCCCAAAACCGAGGAAACTTTACCGAAACCTCTTTCCTCCCCATCACCCTTAAGTCACGCTCAGCAGGGACAAAACTGCCCAGGACTCAGCCTTTGCTACAGAGGGTGTTATCTTAACGACTAGAAAGAGGTTCTGACATCTTCTGGTATTTCCTTAAACCAGTGGAATTCCACCAGTAgtaacccaaaccaaaccaaaccaaaccaaagagcCCAAACCCAAACATTCTCAGAAGAATGTTCTGCTTTTCCAAGCTTCAGATGTTTACTCTTACTAAAGGAAGGGAGGTGGAAGGTCTCCAATTCAGCACACATCGATGCCACTTCGAGTTCTCTTCTTCCCGCGCTCTGAAGTCATCTGAATGCGCCAGCTTGATTCCATAAGCTGTAAAGCTGCGTTACTGATGCAAAGGACCTGAATTATAAAGAATGCCTCCTATTTTGGCATCGACTCTGCACTAACACTGCCTCTGGACCAGGGGTGGAATATAGAGTCTGTGCTAATTAGCCCAACCATACAGTCCAAATCGGAGCTGCCTCACATCCAGTCAGCCTCCAGGACCCGCGAGAGTAGGAAGTCTGACACGTTCTTCTAACTGGACACCACATCTAACAGCCGAGCGCCGTTTTGCAAACAACACTAGGGTGCTGTGTAACTTCTAAAGACACAGACTTATTTGTGTGGAGATGAGATTCAAACTAAATGAAGAAGGTATTAGTTTCTTCTGTGGGGCATTCAGGCTTTTCCTAGTCTGGATCCCACCCCCCCAGTCATTCCTCTTCTGGAACGTCAACATGTAGCTCTGCTCCCCTTCTCACAAACGGACATCTAGACATGCACTTTccatatatttaaacaaatctgATTCTTTTCACTCCCTTGATAGGTTCATGGTTTATCTAGTAATATTAAAACATAGCTTATCTTTTAGGGAAATCacagctttctgtatttcctccaggcacctttttcaaaatattcaggtGTCACCAAGTGGTTAATTGTTGTACTGCTGTCTGCTCAGGACTACTGTATGCAGTAATAACCAAGAATTCTGTTATGTGAAAGTAAATacatatcaccaaaaaaaagccagaggGCTTTGAGATTATTAATCCTAACAGTGCCATTTGAAAATTCTGTCAGAGCAGCCCCTTCTCATTCACTTACCTCAGTCTgctatctgctttaaaaagaaaaatacctataCACATCATCAAAAATTAAGTGGccaaaaaaattaagttacttaCCAGAAGGAATTATTCCCTGTGGCATCTTTGGACACTCATGCTTATAGTAAATTGCTtccaagaagaaacacagacttttCTCAAAATCActgctgcttattaaaaaaaccaaaacgaacCAGCAAAACACCCGCAAACCACACAACACCTGCATCCATGCAGCATCATTCAACATGCGAAACCATCCACCAGACACTTCAGTGAGGAGGGATCCTCCGTCACATCCAGCAactcctcttcagctgcagacaTTTCTTTCAACGTCCTGTTGGAATATAAACAACTTCTGTAGattagagagggaaaagaaattctATTCTAGGCTCCTTACGACTATGTTTCACTATCATGGCAAGGCCAACACCAAAAAGAGGGTGTTTATCAGCACGGAAGGTGTATCTTTCCAAAGTCAGCCATGcatgtttgctttgaaataggGTTCTGCACACGCTGTGTGAGGCCAAATCCTCAGAAACAAGAGTCCAAAGAGGCCAccgaaagaaaaaagttttatagtTCAAAGATAACAAGACAGCACCACTAGCACTAGGCCATTAGggagacagcttttaaaaaccaacCTGGGATTTGGGAATTCCAAGGAAGAATTCACATGAACTGTAATCATATGGTACACTGAAGTgctagaaagctttaaaatagttaatttaaatTCACCTTACAATGTTTTCCCTATAGCACTTGCAACTATAATTGAAGAGATAAAAATCTCAACACATCCTTCCTTAATTTTTCAACAACTTATCTGCATTCTGGATTTGACCACAGCTGTGAATAATCATTCTCCGTCTAATGTTTTTCAATTGTTCTGGTGATTCTTTCCCAAAAACgtataggaaagaaaatatttttagataatgcTATCTTTAAGCCACAAAAGGGGCAGGTGTGcatggtgtggcaggtgcatccgcccagtgaaaacagagcttcctggctgttgaaacgtggcagcttttggctgtctttgttttcagggtctcgcggtagctgagaccttttgaccaatgggagccgctattgactacaggtcagattcggcctgggtataaacggagtcccctgggggagccattttgagctcgtcccctggagctgcacgctgccgtcaggactctccccttgggtcaggacgctgcccaaggaaactcctcgaggtgccttgggttgggacgctgccctgagcaggtcctcgaggttgagagtcctcattttccaggtgagtgatagcgcgttctgggttgtcgttaagcCCTAGGTAGTgaggttttgtttatgttttgggttctcgttaaacccacgaagtgaagtttgcgtttggggttcccgttaaacccctggggtgtgaggttttgtttacgttttgggttctcgttaaacccacaaagtgaagtttgcgtttggggttcccgttaaacccctggggtgtgaggttttgtttacgttttgggttctcgttaaacccacaaagtgaagtttgcgtttggggtttccgttaaacccctggggtgtggggttttgtaaagtctttggggttattgttaaaccctagaaagttattctgtcctcctcttgcggacatccggatctgtaatacacggagggctgattggtggttaaattaaaaaaaattaatttatttatttttgttaattggTAGTGGGTTGCTTATTTAGAAGCCTCCGCAACACATGGTCAAGTATAGAACCTGAAGCTGTCTTCATCCTTCTTTAAAGAAGGAGAGTCTCACACCATCATTTCGAGTTTAGCATCCTTGTTACTGTTTGTGTTCAGGATTACACAGGTTATAAAGGTACGGCCCTAATTTtcataactagaaaaaaatgggaacagaCACTCAACCACTAAAATGCCACCCACAGCGTGTACAAAACCAGGCACAgatactttcttattaaaaataagtaattctcaTCTCTTTGACCATCTGAAAGTATCACCTTCTGCAGGTGACCTACTAATGCAAACCAAACACCACTGCTAAAGCGGAGACAACGGATAAGGCTTTGCATTTTGGAGATTCTCCTTCCTGTAAGACCTTTTGGGCATGCAAAATCAAAACGAAGGAGCAGCAAGATTCTAATCAAGAGGAAATATGCATTGCAAAAAAAAGGCATCATAGTCAAGCCTGAAATAAGTCTGCTACAAActcatccaaaagaaaaatctccccaGAGACCTTCAGAGCAAGTGCTGAATAACAgtatgaggaagagaaggatggcAGCGCCATTTTAACAGTTCTCTATCAGCAGCAGCTTTGGCAATCCACCAAAACTAGAAtaggtgagaggaaaaaaaacaaggaaggaagaaaagggagggggggagacGGCAATAGAGGGgaacagaaaagtctttcttcagGCATTTCTCAGGAACAGAAAGAGTCATCACTAACACAGGACTCCACTTAACCTTTCAGTTCCTATTTCTGTTTCCATATCTCTGAAAATTTAGTTTCGCTGGGCCCAAATTTTatgaagtaaaagcattttaagaaacacttcTTCACCTGTTCTGATTTCTCCTCCTTACATTCCCAAAGCAGAATCAAGCTTTAAATCATGTGGAGGCAGTCCTGGGCCCTGTACGCATGCACAGCTAATCAGAAAAGGACTATTTACTGCAGTGTGTGATCTCACTGCGCTTCTGTCCAGAGCTGACTCTACAGGATCACCAAGGCTGATGCCTCAGACACTGCCCGCCCCACACGCAGTAGCCACTATCCACAGAGAATGCCACTCCTTTCAAACCTGGAAGTCCATGGCTCAAGAAGGCTGATATTCTAAACTAGAATGTGAAAAGACACAGCAGTCTTAATACATGGAAACAAGACTAATTGAAGCACAACGTGTTTGAACTTCCCAGGGATTAGAAGAAACTTGGAGAGAACTTGCCTGCCACCActccaaaccccaaaacactccctCCCAAACGACTCTGGCATTGCTCCActtctgaacaaaacaaacaaacccagaaaccAAACGACAAGAAAACTCacaacccaaaaccccccagCTTTCTACACACAATTAGACAAGAAATTAGTTTGTATTATCTGAACAAGCCCATCACCTCCAATGTAATTCTTCACAGACACAATtctacaccaaaagaaaaaaaaaagaaaacaaccaaacctCTGGCTCTAGGACTCATTAGAAACATTTGTTTGTAATGACAGAAGAGTATTTATGTTGTCCCACAAAAGACTACTAAGAATTCCTTGAATGATACAGCATCTACTGATCTAGTCTTGCTGGAAGAATCCCTGCAACAAAACCACAAGAGCACTACTCAGCAGATCAGAGAAAGTATGGGACGGTTCCTAATACTTGCAAAATTATAACAATCAGTCCTATCTCATCTTCAAATATACCAGGATGTAAAGGCCAGAAAAGGAgctaaacagaagagaaactgttGAAAAGAACAAGTGGAATAAATTATACGAAGCTTTCCCAGGAGGTACGAGGAGTTTTCAACCATTATGGTACGGCTCTGTAACAGCCTTCAAATCCAACTCCCAAAGAGccaaaattcttatttctttgagGATGAAGTTTGATCAGATGATGACTATAATTACTAATGAAAAATTGGCACTAGAAATCAGTTCTGTGTTCTGAATGCTGTGTGCTGAATGTTCTGAAAAACGCTGGGCCGGGGACTGGATGGCTGAAGTGCTAcgttttgtattatttatatatttcacgTTAGAGAGCAACAGGGATAACACTGTCAGAACCGCACTGATCTGTACTCTTAGTTACGAAAGGAACAGATTTCACCGTAgctttttataatataaaacCCTCCGTTTTCTAGTAGTTGCATtctaattttaagaaactgaatatataaaaatgaagatcTACACTTAGAAAGTAATTAAGAATAACTGTATCtctattttctcccattttctggttaaaaaaaaaaatgacagcactcTTTACCCAAAGACAGTACATGTAGAGCCATGTAATGATACTCTGCTATAGCCTTAAGAACGTCtataaagaggaataaaaacagcCTCCCAAAcctatttatttatctgaatatGGATCCACCACTTCCGTTTCCCCTACTGATAATAAATCGAGAACACAGACagcctttcaaataaattttcagcaCCATCATCAACACGCAGATGACCGTATACCTAAGTCAATTAACATGTCATCTAGTTCTTCCTTATGAACCATTATGGCAGAGAAACGTAAGCAAAAATCACCCCAGCACTGCACTGTAGAGATGCTTCCACAGTGTTCTTCAGTGCTCTCACCTGATGGTTCAGACTCAGCTGACTATACAAGAAACAATTCTTCTGTCGACTAACTTACACTTTATACAAAGCTCTCACACACGTGCcgaaatatatacacacagaacaATTGTAAAGTAGCTTTTCtagcttcagttcttcagaactaATCGAAAGCATTTATACTTACGTCGATGTAGAAGTGTGAACTGTGCTGCCAATTCCTTTGCACCTTCTACTGTCGCGCAGAGTCTGTCTGGCATGAAATAACCATCTGCAATACTGGCAATAACCACCTTGAACACCAGGAGTATTTTCCCATCCTGAGTTGTGGTTGAGTACAAGGAGTATTCTGGTGGTGTCCAGTTACTTTTATTGCAGACATAATCCAGATGCATCACTGCAGAACTGAAGTGACCGGGTTTTAAAGAATACCTGCTAGTTAGAGTaagctttgtgcctgggaaaaaagggtaTGTGCACCCTTCAACTTCAGAGGGGCCTGGACTACGCTGACCATTAAGACGAACTGAAGGACTTGCTGGTTCCCCTAAGGATTTTTGATGACCAGCTCCTTTGTCAGGAAACCCTAAGAGATTTTCAGAACCAGGACTCAGCTGAGCATTAAAACGCTGCTTCCAAGCTCTTCCTTTCTTACCTTGCTTTGCCAGCGCTACCTCAATACTAGCTCCATCAATGCACTTTCCATTCATTGCAGACATCGCAGCAACTGCATCTTCAcggtggaaaaaatgaacaaaagcacaGTCTCTCAGCTTCTTTACACGTTTAACTGCTCCTGGCTTGAACTTGTCGAATTCAGCTTTAATTGTGTCCTCTGTAGTAGATCTCAGCAAATTTCTTACACGTAATTCTTTaactctctgccttcttttttcaCCAGCTTCCTCCTCAGGCTGTGCCCAGTCTACCCGAATGGTatgaccccagagctggagtgCTCCTCCAGCAAAGGAGCGTTACATCAATAAGGAATACGccatggaaaacaaaatcattcttgGCAACTACctctataaaaagcaaacatgatgCATGGCACACGAAACTGGGGTTTGTTGCCTGCATCTGCTtaagcaaaatatgcaaaatattgcTACTtgacattattaaagaaaataagactccGAAAAAATTCAAAGATTCAAAATCTCTACCCTTTGGGTTCACCATAAGCTGTCGAAACACAGACGTTGTGATTTTGTGACATGCATAGACATGCACATATAAAGCAACCATAAGCAACATattgttttacttactttttaataatattaccACTTTAAAAAGCGAGGTCAACAACTGGAAAAAGTCATCTAAATATCTAGGCACTAGCGCAAGCCTTACTCTATGTTGCAGCAGACACCAAacccacaaactgaaaaaaaatcccaccctgtGACTCGTTCCAAGCCAACATTTCCATATCACACAGCCAGTTTATTTTACATTCCGTGATCCGGCCGTATTTCTCCCGTTACTTTCCAAGGCCTGTATCAGTCTTACGGAACGCTCCTTCCTAACCCTCCATCAGCAGTTAATGCAAGACTTGCCTACATCTCAGCCTTAATGAATACAGGGAGGTTTGTCATTCACTTCAGCAACACCAAGGCTGTATTATCCATTTTAACGACTTTGCTTCTCCAACcatgttgtttcatttcttccctaCTTAATTTCTCTTCTAGAATTCCCCTTTTTAACTGTACCTTTACCTATTCCCTCCTCTTTGTCTATTTTATCCCTTTTACTTTCCCACcctcaaaatgtataaaatgaggTGCAAAGAAAAGTCATCTTCTACTTGTTaaactcttaaaattattttctagtaacAGATGAAAGACCTACTTTCAAACGTTTTTAAAATACGAAACATCAATAACATCATTCATGACACTCAAAGGAAATAAGGGACACATTCCAAGCGTGGTATTTGTTAAGCTCAGCTTTAAGAGAGTTCATGTGCAGGGACTAGTGCGTGCTAATGAAAACTGGATGTGCGCCCCAGCAAACAGATATCCTGGTGTAAATTACAGTAACTTGTGTTTATAAAAAGAGATGTGCGCTCTTTCATTCCCGGAACTGCttcaatttcagcttctttaaaaaaaaacccaaacaaaacccaacaaaaaaaccccaaacacaaaacccTGATTCATGAACCAAAAAAGTTTACCTGAAAGGCATTACTGCAGTTTTGGAACTCTCAAAATcccttcaagaaaggaaaatcgTGATGATCCACCACCCCACGCCCCCACACAATGGAGAGAGACACTCCCCCAAAACTCAATTGATTTCCAAATAGGTTTACCTGGGATTAGGCTTCTTCTAgccactgcagctgctctgtgagaTTCGTATTGCACAAAAGCAAAGCCACGAGTTTTAGTTTTGTCCGTGGCATCTGGACAAACAGTGACATCTACCACtccttctgtaacttttttcatttcacgcagtatttcttctttcttcttttcttttggaatccCTCCAATAAATAGTCTGCAGTTGTTCGAGCTGACGCAGACACCAATAAATCTCCCTGGACGAATTTCGTAATTATTAAGAATCTCGATGGCTAGCTGGGCTTCCTCTTCAGCAGTGTACATCACAAAAGCACAGCCTCGATTCTCACCGCTGAATCTCATCATCAGCCTGAACTCATAGATCTTCCCAGCTCTCTCGAAAACAGGAACTAATTCATCTTCATACAGATCCCGAGGAATCTTACTCACAAAAACTTCACATCCACGAGGTGGTGGAGGACCTGCccaaccttaaaataaattatccaacAACAGTCTCAGTACAAATGCCAGACAGGCgctccccccctgcgccccccaaTGTGGAGGTGGgagttacttatttatttttagtctgaactTAAAACTAGCATATTATCATgttatttaattctcatttttgctATGTTTGGATAACAGAATGCCATGAGCCCACAATTCGTATTTCTTTTAATCCCATCTTCTGGTTTTTTCAGGGGACTCTGTATGACAACCCACTGAACCCAGCATTATTTAAAGCACTGACAGGTTTGCTGTAAGAGTCTACGCTTCGATCGCTTTTCACCCCTTGAAGTTCTGTGTCAGTTATTAATACAACTGACAGGTGATAACTGAGAGAGAACTGCAGTTGTATTTtccattctaacattttaaagttgcAAATGTTTCTCTGCACTTCTTGACCGTATTTGAAGAAATTTTGCTCAGGGTGCCCgtgcagatttattttcttcctggacaTCATTCAAAAGGTCCAAACATTTTGCTTCCACCTTCTTCATTCATCCACTAAAACAGGACTCCCTAAGGAAGGCAGGATATGGAGCCATCCTTTCTTCAATAGCCAAAACCACTGAACACTTTTCCTCTAGAAACAGACCTCAGTTTTCACGGGCTGGAGCTGGAcggtaggaaaaaagaaattaaaaaaaaaaaataatccacagaaCAAGTAAGTCCCTAGTTCACGGCTGaaaatttcttgtccttatttctccgtgcgggaacagaaacgacgcaacaccaatgtgatgatcaggtcgtccatcttttattatagttattgttctagtttttttctattccttttctggttacatttatactctactcagttccgtacacgcactcatctatcttctaataggctacaggtcatctacacgcgctgttcacgcgcctctacaagcatttgcattggttaattgcaattagcacgtaaagccccaaacttgccaaaactcccttatctcataccctgttttgctcagacttgtgtgcttttgctgaccacaggtgtttctcacttatctgctatcttgtgtggttttgccagccttattttgctggccttgtcttcgtccttgcattcttctgtctgcactaactttctcccagcgcggcccagactcctacagtatTCCATAAATCCCATAAAATTCCCTAGATTCCATAAATCTGTTCATTGACCTTAGTTATAGATATACACCTCTCCTTTAAATCTTCATGTATCATCATACTATAAATGGTTTTCTAGGCCAGGTGAGACTTGACTGTTTGAGACGGCTTGTAAGAAGTTACAATGACTGTTTGTAAATGAGGAGTGTCGGTGTGAATTTTGCTTGTTTAAGATGTGGTTTCTGTGAGCTTGTGTTGCTGCCAAAGGAGACAGTCTCACTGtcagttctgttttcctgttccCATCTTGTTCTTCTGACTGGCACGCTATCCAGAGCAAGCAGCTGATCTGTCTTCAAAATTGCCctaaaaaatcatgtatttgttttccacttcGGTTGGCAACGTCACAGTTCTTGTTCAGTTTATGCCACCTGTGGGAATGTATCTGAAGAGTGtagtgtaaaaaaccaaaaaggttaagaaaatgaattttcattgctTTGGGTCCTCCGCTTAGATTGCTGCAGACATAATGATGTCATTAGAATTACATGGAAGAAAGTCTGAGATGGCAAAGTTATAATCCTCCCGCTGTTAGCGAGATCTGTAATGTTAATTGAAGTTTGATtgcttgagctgctgctgctgcaaaaaaaccttGTTTAATGTGTCCTCCAGTGATCATAGAATctatcatagaataccaggttggaaaggacctcagggatcatgtggtccaacctttctcggcaaaagcacagtctggacaagatggcccagcaccgtGTCCAGTGTGGGGGAATCCAGtgcttccctggggagatcattccaatggctgattgttctcgtcgtgaaaaatcttcctcttatgtccaatcagaatctccccaggtaacttgtacccattacccctcatcttttccatgtgactccttgtaaaaagggagtctccatcttctttgtagccgccctttaaatacaggaacatggtgataaggtctcccctaagccttcttttctcaaggctgagcaaacccaattctttcagcctttcctcacatggcagatttcccagtcctttgatgacctttgtggccctcctctggaccctccccAGCCCGTCCACGTCTTTTTTGGGTAgtgaggaccaaaactgaacacagtattccaggcgtggcctgacaagcactacgtagagtggga harbors:
- the LOC141935919 gene encoding putative RNA-binding protein 46; protein product: MLGPTLLKIFRSHLGDGIKCVLMQFADSWAGPPPPRGCEVFVSKIPRDLYEDELVPVFERAGKIYEFRLMMRFSGENRGCAFVMYTAEEEAQLAIEILNNYEIRPGRFIGVCVSSNNCRLFIGGIPKEKKKEEILREMKKVTEGVVDVTVCPDATDKTKTRGFAFVQYESHRAAAVARRSLIPGALQLWGHTIRVDWAQPEEEAGEKRRQRVKELRVRNLLRSTTEDTIKAEFDKFKPGAVKRVKKLRDCAFVHFFHREDAVAAMSAMNGKCIDGASIEVALAKQGKKGRAWKQRFNAQLSPGSENLLGFPDKGAGHQKSLGEPASPSVRLNGQRSPGPSEVEGCTYPFFPGTKLTLTSRYSLKPGHFSSAVMHLDYVCNKSNWTPPEYSLYSTTTQDGKILLVFKVVIASIADGYFMPDRLCATVEGAKELAAQFTLLHRRKYKCFRLVLKN